One Nostoc sp. CENA543 genomic window, CAAGTCTATGCTAAATTCGGGAATCTGAACTTGGTAAATTAATTCTACAGCCGCAAAAATATCTTCTACCGAGTGCGATCGCCCAGCGACTTTGAGTAATTCTGCTTGCAATGCTTGTACACCCAAACTTACCCGATTTACACCCACATCACGGTAGCCTGTAATATGCGCTAAATCAAATGTTCCTGGGTCTACCTCCATCGAAATTTCCGCATTAGCAGCAATACCAAACTGCTTTTCTAATATCTTTAAGATTTGTGCTAACTGTTCTGTAGACAGCAGCGAAGGAGTCCCACCACCAAAGAAAATGGTTGTTAGTGGTTGACTCAACACTGGTGCTGTAGCGATTTCTTGACACAGTATGTCAACGTATCGAGAGATACCACTAGAATTTTCTCCCCGCAAGCGATCGCCTACCACAAACACCGGAAAATCACAATAAAAGCACCGCCGCCTGCAAAACGGAATATGTATATAAGCAGAACTCACAATGCAAGATTCACTGATTTGTGGCATTTTTGTGCAGAAAAATTAACTTAACTTCCAGAAAATTAGAAATAATGAAAATAAGTAGTTTCTTTACAACTTTTTATTTTTTTTTGACAAAACTATGAAAAATATTAAGAGAAAGGTCTTTAGTTATAATATTTGCAGACATTCCCTGCATTACATCCTAATCTAATTAAATACTGCTTACTCTCAATGAGTAAATCACTTTATTTGACTTGATTGGGTAAAACAGTCGCAGGAATACATCATAACCATGCTTGATGCCATTATCATTCTCTCATTCATCTTGGCAGCAGCAGGCATCGGGTTCTACAGCACTGATCTACTCCCCAACGGGACTTTAGATCGCGTTACGAATCTCGAAGCCTTACGCCTTACTGTTGCAGTGTTCGCCGCTATCATTGGCGGTGCTATCGGGTTGAGTTTTCAAACGACCTACCGTCGTCTCGAAGCCCAAGTCCGAGAAATGCCTCTGGAAGTAATTCTAACGCGTGCCATTGGTTTAGTGATTGGGTTATTGTTAGCAAACTTAATGCTAGCCCCATTATTTTTATTACCGATTCCGGCAGACTTTAGTTTTATTAAACCACTGGTGGCAGTGGTTGGTAGTATTATCCTCTCCGTCACCGGCATGAATTTAGCCGATACTCACGGACGGGGTTTATTACGATTTATTAATCCTAACACCGTGGAAACAATGGTAGTGGAAGGGACACTCAAACCCGCCAGCACCAAAGTTTTAGACACGAGTTGTATTATCGATGGTCGGATTGAAACACTACTAGAAACCGGATTTCTAGAAGGACAAATCATCGTTCCTCAGTTTGTCTTACAGGAGTTGCAGCAAGTTGCTGACGCGAGTAAAGACCAAAAACGGGTGCGGGGAAGACGCGGACTAGAAATTTTAAACCGTATTAAGGAAGCATATCCAGATCGAATTATTATCAATCAATCTGATTATGACGATATTCCTACGGTAGATGCCAAATTAGTGCGTTTCGCCCAAGAAATCAACGGTACACTCCTCACCAACGACTACAACTTATCAAAAGTAGCCAGTGTGCAGAAAGTACCTGTATTGAACGTTAACGACCTCGTGAACGCAGTTCGCCCTACATATTTACCAGGGGATAACCTTGATTTGAAAATTCTCAAAGAAGGAAAAGAACCCAGCCAAGGAATTGGTTACTTAGACGACGGCACAATGGTTGTTGTTGAGGAAGGTAGAAATTATGTAGGTGGTGAAGTGCGGGTAGTAGTTACCAGCGCACTACAAACCACAGCCGGACGGATGATTTTTGCCAAACCCCAAGCGTCAGCAATAGCGTGAGGGCAATGTCTGGTAGAAATAGAGTTAAATTATGCAATCGGTGTAGGAATACTCAACCTGCACCGATTTTGTATAGAGTGAAATTTGAATTAGGTGGAGATTGGGTTTTCGTCTGTCCTCAGTGTTGGACGGATGTCAGCGAAAATAACCCATTTTATGTTTACGGTGGAACTTGGAAAGCGAAGAAGCAGAAGTAATGAGCAATGAGTAACGACTATTGACCATTGACTATTGACTATTGACTATTGCTCAATATGCCAACCAAAATTTCTATTAACTCTGGTAATTCTTCAGGGACTCGATATAACTTCAAATCTTCAGTTATATGTTTTTCTTGACGATGATATGTAGTAAACCGCCAATCTTCACCAGTGGTTACTGCTCCATAAAGAAGAGATTTATCTGAGTTAATCCATTGGTCAAGGGCTATTAATTCTACTGCTAATTGTGTAAATCCCCTGCTTAAATCTGCTTGTTTTGCTTCAATCACTAACAAACCGTTACCTTTATCAATGTAGTAATCTAAGTTCCCTTTTAGTTGATCACTAACATTAATTGCATACTCAATATTCAACTGTGTTTGAGCTATTTCACACACTTCTAGTAGAATAGGGGCAATTATTGCTTGCTTGCGTGCATCTTCGCTGAGTAACTTGACTCGTCGCAGATTACGTTCAATTATTTGCTGCAATTGGTGAGTTTTATTATCTACAGCTTCTGAAGAAGGTAATTGCAAGCGTTCACGCTCATAAGTACAACCCAGTTCCGCCAGTATATCTTCTGGAGAAAATGGTAAGTCAAAATATTTACTAAAAGTATAGCTTTGTCCTGGTTGAATGATGCGTGGGCGACTCATAATTTTTAATTCAGATACCATCTGAGTTTCAAGTTGGCTTCTGTTGCTTAATTTTGGAGAATTGGCATAACACACCGATAAAGATGTTGCGTTACGGCTAGTTCTCACCCTCTTAAGTTCCCAAATTCTTGCATAGCCGTAACACAACGGCAATAAAGCGGGAGGAACATCCACGCCGCTTTTTGTCTCCCCTACTTAAGATTTATTTTATAAAGGGTAGGTTGAAAACCCCGGAGTAACAGCAACGTAGTTGCGTATTACGTGCTTCAGACCGGGGATGAAAACAACTTAAAAGGCTTTAGCCTTCAGTGACGTTTGGTTTTTTAGGTTCTGGCAAAGAATCTATCCACTCATCAACAAGACTACTGATAGTTTTATCTAACTGAGCAGCTAATAACGTTAGTTTATGATACCTGCGGTCAGTTAGCCTCACGTTTAATCTTTTCGTCTGCATTTGTCCCCCATTGGCTACCTGTTCATGATATCATAACTAAAGACGAAGCAATTAAAGGGGGTGATTAAGTAGTGCTGGTGTTAGAGTACAAAATCAAAGGTACAAAGTCGCAGTATCAATCTATAGACGAAGCTATTAGAACTACGCAGTTCATTAGAAATAAAGCTATTCGTTACTGGATGGATGCACCAAAAGAAGCGCTCATGAATAAAGTCGCTCTTAATAACTACTCAACAGCACTACGCAAAGAGTTTAAATTTGTAGAAGAACTTAACTCAATGGCTTGTCAATCTGCAACCGAAAGAGCATGGTCAGCTATTGATAGATTTTACGGTAATTGCAAATCTAAAGTTCAAGGCAAGAAAGGATATCCGCGTTTTCAGAGAGACAATCGTTCTGTTGAATATAAGACTTCTGGATGGTCACTACATCCCACTAAACGACGTATTACCTTCACTGATAAAAAAGGCATAGGTGAAGTTAAGTTACTCGGTAAGTGGGATATTCACACTTACCCAGTTAAGTCAATTAAGCGGGTTCGGTTAGTCAGAAAAGCAGATGGGTACTATTGTCAGTTTGCAATTAAAACTGAACCATTGAGTGAATCCAGAATTGCTGATGGTGAGATTGGTTTAGATGTTGGTTTGGAATATTTCTACTCTGATTCCGATGGATATCATGAACCCAATCCCAGGTTCTTAAGGAAAGCAGAAACATCAATTAAACACGCTCAACGTCAGATTTACAAAAAGGAGAAAGGTAAAAACAAACGACGAAAAGCTAGGCAGAAATATGCTCGGAAGCACTTAAAAGTAAGTAGACAACGGAGTGAACACGCTAAGAGAATAGCTCGTAACGTATGCAAGGTTAACGCCTTAGTCGTCTACGAAGATTTAAGGGTGAAGAACATGGTGAAAAATCACTGTCTTGCTAAATCAATTAATGATGTTAGCTGGGGCTTGTTCCGTCGTTGGTTAGAATATTTTGCAATCAAGTTTCAGACAAAACTTGTTGCTGTCAATCCTAGAATGATACCATTTCACGAAAAATCTGATACAGATGTAAACCCTAAAATCCTTGCTACATCTAAGTTTTTTAATTGCGAATTGCGAATTGCGAATTGCGAATTGTGAATTGGTATGACATCTCAAAAATGTAGTGATTGTGGTGCAATAGTCAAAAAATCTCTTTCAACTCGTACCCATAAATGTAGTTGTGGATGTGAGCTACAAAGAGATGTGAATGCTGCAAAAAATATTCTGAATCGCGGCATCGCTAGGGATGGGCAGTCCCAAAGTAACGCTACTGGACTAGCAACCTCTACTCTACTTGGGGAAACCCTGGTTGAGCAAGTAGCTAGGGTGAAGGTAGAATCCCCTCGGCTTTAGCCAGGGGAGTGTCAAAAACATCCTTTAGACTTTTGAATTGGTATGACCCCTGCATAAAACAGCATAGCCAAACCTATTGGACATTAACAGCTTGAAAAATCACACAAAACAAGCTGGTTAAAAACTTTGTCAACCAATGAGGTTTTCAAATTTATGAATATCAAAACTATGCTGTCGGCTCGGTTTTTGTTAATGCTGAGTCTTACGGTTCCTACTATGATGTTGTCTACAATAGCTGGAGCCAAAGCCCAACAAGCTGAACCAGGCCAAGTGCAAGTCCGACAAAAACAGCCTTTTATTCAAGATACTTTCCGCCGCGATACTTTATTAGATTTGCATAAATCGCCCGTGTTTAGTAACGATGGTGGTACAGGTAAGGAAGCATCCGATAAAGGTAAAGATGCCTCTGATAAAGGTTCTGATAACAAAGAAGCCTGTGATAATCCCTGTGGTAGTCATTTAAATTCTAGAGACCCAGTGATTTTACCAGCAGATAGATTACTTCTGCCTGCTCAATTACAGAATATTCGTTCTAAGTCCTTACTTAAAGGCAGCAACCCGATTTTCTGAATTAGGGGTGTAGGGGTGTAAGGGTGTAGGGGTGTAAGGGAAAATTCTACCCAGTTACCAATGCCCCATACCCAATGCCCCATACCCCATGCCCATCTCATGAATAATTCAAGACTATGGATTTAATCATTGTAGGCGATCGCAGCGATCGCTTTTCTACGGAAGTTCTCGATTTAGTGCAGCAAGCTGGTTACACTGCTGATATTTTCGATGTCTGTGATGCGGCGCGGTTGTTTTCTATCGGTATGGAAGATGGGCAGGTTTTTGTTACTCCTGATATCCCAATTTTACTGAGAATTCAACCACCTTCTACTATTAGAAGCAGTTTCGATGATTCATTTATTTATGGTGAATGTCTCTCCACTTTATGGGCTGCTGCCACACTCAATAAATCACCTGTAATTAATCGTCCCACACCCCATAGTATTTGGGGCAAAACTTCTTATTCTTCTGTATTAACGGCTGTACGTGCAGGCTATCCAGAAAACGATATTGAAATATTTTCTTCGCAAATTTTACCGCCGCACACACCCCAAGTTAACAAACAATGGTACGTTCAAGATTTAGTTACCTATAACACCACAGCTTACCCCAATATTCCCCAAGGAGCAGGGCCTTATCGGGGACGCTGGGCAGATATTGACCCTGGTTATGAAATTGTAGTGGTTTTGGAAGATCAAGCTTGGCGTTCTACTAACGTTCCCCTAGAACATTTAGCACTTGAACAACAAAGTATTAACTTAATTAGAAATTTAGATTTAACGTTTGCTGCTATTACTTGGAGCATTTCCGAAAATTTAGAAACTGCAACTATTGCGCGTATTGATTCTTTCCCCTTAATGGAACAAATTCAATTTGTTTGGCCTGTTTTTGCTCCTGCACTTTTAGAGGTTTTATTCCCATGATTTACGCCATTGGTATTGACTCAGACCGCACTTTTCGCCATTTCATCCGTCAAACTCATCAGCGTGGAATTGAGGTACGAGCCATTAATCTCCGCGAAGTGATTCTTTCTGGAGACTGGCGGTTAACGCTTCCTGATGATGGTATGAGTTGGGTGAGTGTAGGGGATAAGAAATTGCCTCTAGACCCCAATGGTGCTTATTACTGCCGAATTATCGACCTTTCTAGTGTGCAGTCAGACATGGCGATGGCGATGCGTTGGCGGAGTTTATTAGCTGCGCTTTGTGTGTGGCTAGAACATATCCCTGGTGTTGTGATTAACCGTCCTGGTGGCCGTACTGATAATTCTTCTAAACCATTACATGAATATTCTTTGCAGTCTTGGGGTTTTAATGTTCCTCCTAGTTTGACTAGTTCTGATCCCGAACTGTTAGCGGCTTTTGCGAGTTTTGGTAAAACTATTGTAAAACCTGCGTCGGGTATTCGTGCTGATAGTCGCCTAGTGACACCAGAAGAGTTTTTTGATTTTCATCCATCCCAAGGGCCAGTACATCTGCAAAGATATGTTGCTGGTGCAGATGTCCGCGCTCATGTCGTTGGGGATCAGGTTCACGCGGAAATTATTAATTGTCCCCAGATAGATTATCGCCGTTCTTATCAAGAAGCTCAATATTCTCCTTGGGAATTACCAGATGCTTTAAATAAACAAATTATTCAAGCTACGGCTGCTTTTGGTTTACAGTTTGCTGGTTGGGATTTTAAGGTGACAGAAGATGAGCAATACTGGTGTTTAGAAGCTAATCCCATGCCGGGTTACGATGGTTATGATATTAGAGCCGATGGCAAAATTACTGAATCACTTTTAGCATTACTAACTCAACAAAATACTGTTAAGCAATTTCCAAATGACACTCTGATTACAGATGAAATATTGGCAGAAATTCAATGCAGTGAAATTTATGAGACTATTCAAAGCTTAAAAGCACATTGGATTACTAGAGGACAAGAACCCGCTAGCTTTTTCACATTGGGAACAGCATCCTATTTAGATTTTCTCAACCTACCTGACTTTGCAGGTGATTATTACAATAGAGCCAAACAATATAATCTACTGTTACAAAAACATTTTAGTTGGCTTTATGAATTAGTTAAACAATCTCTAGAGACACAACTACAAGCACC contains:
- a CDS encoding PIN/TRAM domain-containing protein produces the protein MLDAIIILSFILAAAGIGFYSTDLLPNGTLDRVTNLEALRLTVAVFAAIIGGAIGLSFQTTYRRLEAQVREMPLEVILTRAIGLVIGLLLANLMLAPLFLLPIPADFSFIKPLVAVVGSIILSVTGMNLADTHGRGLLRFINPNTVETMVVEGTLKPASTKVLDTSCIIDGRIETLLETGFLEGQIIVPQFVLQELQQVADASKDQKRVRGRRGLEILNRIKEAYPDRIIINQSDYDDIPTVDAKLVRFAQEINGTLLTNDYNLSKVASVQKVPVLNVNDLVNAVRPTYLPGDNLDLKILKEGKEPSQGIGYLDDGTMVVVEEGRNYVGGEVRVVVTSALQTTAGRMIFAKPQASAIA
- a CDS encoding RNA-guided endonuclease InsQ/TnpB family protein, whose amino-acid sequence is MLVLEYKIKGTKSQYQSIDEAIRTTQFIRNKAIRYWMDAPKEALMNKVALNNYSTALRKEFKFVEELNSMACQSATERAWSAIDRFYGNCKSKVQGKKGYPRFQRDNRSVEYKTSGWSLHPTKRRITFTDKKGIGEVKLLGKWDIHTYPVKSIKRVRLVRKADGYYCQFAIKTEPLSESRIADGEIGLDVGLEYFYSDSDGYHEPNPRFLRKAETSIKHAQRQIYKKEKGKNKRRKARQKYARKHLKVSRQRSEHAKRIARNVCKVNALVVYEDLRVKNMVKNHCLAKSINDVSWGLFRRWLEYFAIKFQTKLVAVNPRMIPFHEKSDTDVNPKILATSKFFNCELRIANCEL
- a CDS encoding RimK family alpha-L-glutamate ligase; amino-acid sequence: MIYAIGIDSDRTFRHFIRQTHQRGIEVRAINLREVILSGDWRLTLPDDGMSWVSVGDKKLPLDPNGAYYCRIIDLSSVQSDMAMAMRWRSLLAALCVWLEHIPGVVINRPGGRTDNSSKPLHEYSLQSWGFNVPPSLTSSDPELLAAFASFGKTIVKPASGIRADSRLVTPEEFFDFHPSQGPVHLQRYVAGADVRAHVVGDQVHAEIINCPQIDYRRSYQEAQYSPWELPDALNKQIIQATAAFGLQFAGWDFKVTEDEQYWCLEANPMPGYDGYDIRADGKITESLLALLTQQNTVKQFPNDTLITDEILAEIQCSEIYETIQSLKAHWITRGQEPASFFTLGTASYLDFLNLPDFAGDYYNRAKQYNLLLQKHFSWLYELVKQSLETQLQAPVNYHPDFALPGFHIWETPAIFTKSTASVHFDLQYQNLHWQDKENIDFQRTISFTLPIKLPHLGGGLNVWDLTYDEYINGRDPNYLGDVEVMKRFRNKTVHPYNIGKIVIHGGHSLHQIAAIAQVDPGDERITLQGHGIYDNGQWLLYW